One window from the genome of Nicotiana sylvestris chromosome 9, ASM39365v2, whole genome shotgun sequence encodes:
- the LOC104222677 gene encoding FCS-Like Zinc finger 8-like, which yields MAMPRNNSKPTVSSKQQGLMAMADNTISFPISPTKNHTNQPISQRIFNEFLTRSLSDVSEAGINSPKSILDGKQMFTFGNPFGYDRNCGNPITYMDRKQSTLLIDDKLESEGIKLALLIENEEMVLFGTELKVQSPASPTDFGIKTRDSQLLASSLKELEKDSCCIAHGLSLREMESSEDYTCVITHGPNPKTTHIFDNCVVGTCLT from the coding sequence ATGGCGATGCCGAGGAACAATTCAAAACCAACAGTGAGCAGCAAACAGCAAGGTCTTATGGCTATGGCTGACAATACTATTTCATTTCCAATATCTCCCACCAAAAATCATACAAACCAACCCATTTCTCAGagaattttcaatgaatttctcaCCAGAAGCTTATCTGATGTAAGTGAAGCTGGAATTAATAGCCCAAAATCCATTCTTGACGGCAAACAAATGTTCACTTTTGGCAACCCTTTTGGCTATGATAGAAACTGCGGAAATCCAATCACCTATATGGACAGAAAGCAGTCAACTTTATTAATAGATGATAAGTTGGAATCAGAAGGTATTAAACTTGCTCTTCTTATTGAGAATGAGGAAATGGTTCTGTTTGGAACAGAGCTTAAAGTTCAAAGTCCTGCTTCCCCTACTGATTTTGGCATTAAGACTCGGGATTCTCAGCTCTTAGCTTCTTCATTAAAAGAATTAGAAAAAGATTCTTGTTGTATTGCACATGGCTTAAGTTTGAGGGAGATGGAGAGTTCTGAGGACTACACTTGTGTAATCACTCACGGTCCTAATCCCAAAACCACCCATATATTTGATAATTGTGTTGTTGGAACTTGTCTGACTTGA
- the LOC104222676 gene encoding F-box/kelch-repeat protein SKIP30 — MSVLIEGLPDAVALRCLARVPLYLHPKLELVSRSWQAAIRSRELFKARKEVNSSEEFLCVCAFDPDNLWQLYDPMRDLWITLPVLPSNIRHLAHFGVVSTAGKLFVLGGGSDAVDPLTGDQDGSFATDEVWSYDPVTREWSLCASMIVPRAMFACCVFDGKIVVAGGFTNCRKSISRAEIYDPEKNVWDPIPDLHRTHNSACSGVVIAGKVHVLHKGLSTVQVLENVKQGWTVHEYGWLQGPMAVVRDELYVLSHWLIYKQERETRKMVVSASEFRRRIGFAMIGLGDDIYIVGGVIGPERWNWDIKLISDVDVLTLGSERSVWRQVTPMTRCRGTILGCTQMRI, encoded by the coding sequence ATGTCTGTACTCATCGAAGGGCTCCCTGATGCTGTTGCACTCAGGTGTCTTGCGCGGGTTCCGTTATATCTTCATCCAAAATTAGAACTTGTTTCCCGTTCCTGGCAAGCTGCTATTCGAAGTCGCGAACTATTTAAGGCAAGAAAGGAGGTCAATTCATCTGAAGAATTTTTGTGTGTCTGTGCCTTTGACCCTGATAATTTGTGGCAGCTTTACGATCCTATGCGTGATCTTTGGATTACCCTTCCTGTTCTTCCCTCGAATATCAGACATCTTGCTCACTTTGGTGTGGTCTCTACTGCTGGAAAACTCTTTGTTCTAGGTGGTGGCAGTGATGCTGTGGATCCATTAACTGGTGACCAAGACGGAAGTTTTGCCACTGATGAGGTATGGTCGTATGACCCGGTAACCAGAGAATGGAGTCTGTGCGCATCTATGATTGTGCCTCGTGCCATGTTCGCTTGTTGTGTGTTTGATGGGAAGATAGTTGTTGCAGGGGGTTTTACTAACTGCAGAAAATCAATATCAAGAGCGGAAATCTATGATCCCGAGAAGAATGTTTGGGATCCGATCCCTGACCTCCATCGCACACACAACTCTGCTTGCTCGGGAGTGGTTATTGCCGGTAAAGTTCACGTATTGCACAAAGGTTTGTCAACTGTTCAGGTTCTGGAAAATGTGAAGCAGGGTTGGACAGTCCATGAGTATGGTTGGCTCCAAGGCCCCATGGCTGTCGTTAGGGATGAGCTTTATGTACTGAGTCATTGGCTCATTTACAAGCAGGAAAGAGAGACACGGAAGATGGTAGTTTCGGCATCTGAATTTCGTAGAAGAATTGGTTTTGCAATGATAGGTCTGGGAGATGATATCTATATTGTTGGAGGGGTTATTGGCCCGGAGCGCTGGAATTGGGACATTAAATTGATTTCTGATGTTGATGTTCTGACGCTCGGAAGTGAGAGGTCAGTGTGGCGTCAAGTTACTCCAATGACAAGGTGTAGAGGAACGATCCTTGGCTGCACGCAGATGAGAATATAG